The following coding sequences lie in one Populus trichocarpa isolate Nisqually-1 chromosome 14, P.trichocarpa_v4.1, whole genome shotgun sequence genomic window:
- the LOC7455716 gene encoding 3-ketoacyl-CoA synthase 4 — protein sequence MDSGGEIRIHQQRGLPDFLQSVNLKYVKLGYHYLISNLLTLCFIPLIIIISIESSQMNIKDLRQLWIHLQYNLVTVITCSAFLVFGFTVFIMTRPRPVYLIDYSCYRAPDHLKAPFNQFMEHSRLTGDFDDTSLEFQRKILERSGLGEETYVPEAMHYIPPRPSMAAAREEAEQVMFGALDNLFTNTQVNPKSIGILVVNCSLFNPTPSLSAMIVNKYRLRGNIRSFNLGGMGCSAGVIAIDLAKDMLQVHRNTYAVVVSTENITQNWYFGNKKSMLIPNCLFRVGGSAVLLSNESADKRKGKYKLVHVVRTHRGADDKAFRCVYQEQDDAGKTGVSLSKDLMAIAGGALKTNITTLGPLVLPISEQLLFFATLVVKKLLNKKMMPYIPDFKLAFDHFCIHAGGRAVIDELEKNLQLLPVHVEASRMTLHRFGNTSSSSIWYELAYIEAKQRMQKGNRVWQIAFGSGFKCNSAVWEALRDVKPSCNSPWEDCIDMYPVKLVA from the coding sequence ATGGACTCCGGCGGCGAGATCCGGATCCACCAACAACGCGGGCTTCCAGATTTCTTACAAAGTGTAAATCTAAAGTACGTCAAATTAGGGTACCACTACTTAATCTCCAACCTACTAACCTTATGTTTTattcccttaatcataattaTCTCCATCGAATCCTCGCAAATGAATATCAAAGATCTCCGCCAATTATGGATCCATCTTCAATACAATTTAGTCACGGTCATCACTTGCTCCGCTTTTCTCGTCTTCGGTTTCACCGTTTTCATTATGACCCGACCCAGACCCGTTTACTTAATCGATTACTCCTGTTATCGCGCTCCGGATCATTTAAAAGCACCGTTTAATCAGTTCATGGAGCATTCGAGATTGACTGGAGACTTCGACGACACGTCGCTTGAGTTTCAACGCAAGATTTTGGAGCGGTCTGGGCTTGGAGAGGAGACTTATGTCCCTGAAGCGATGCATTACATTCCTCCTAGGCCGTCGATGGCAGCGGCTAGAGAAGAAGCTGAACAGGTTATGTTTGGTGCCTTGGATAATTTATTTACTAATACTCAAGTTAATCCTAAAAGTATTGGTATTCTTGTTGTTAATTGTAGTTTATTTAATCCTACACCATCCCTTTCGGCAATGATTGTGAACAAGTATAGATTAAGGGGAAATATTAGGAGTTTTAATTTAGGTGGGATGGGTTGTAGTGCTGGTGTTATTGCAATTGATCTTGCTAAGGATATGTTACAAGTTCATAGGAATACTTACGCGGTCGTTGTGAGTACTGAGAACATTACTCAGAATTGGTATTTTGGGAATAAAAAGTCTATGTTGATTCCCAATTGTTTGTTTCGAGTTGGGGGTTCGGCGGTTTTGCTTTCAAATGAGTCTGCTGATAAAAGGAAGGGTAAGTATAAGCTTGTTCATGTTGTGAGGACACATCGAGGAGCGGATGATAAGGCATTTCGTTGTGTATATCAAGAACAGGATGATGCGGGGAAGACTGGTGTTTCGCTTTCGAAAGATTTGATGGCGATTGCGGGAGGGGCTTTGAAGACTAATATTACTACTCTGGGTCCTCTTGTGCTTCCGATTAGTGAGCAGCTTTTGTTCTTTGCAACTTTGGTGGTTAAGAAGTTATTAAATAAGAAGATGATGCCTTATATTCCGGATTTTAAGTTGGCGTTTGATCATTTCTGTATACATGCTGGAGGGAGGGCTGTGATTGATGAGCTAGAAAAGAATTTGCAACTCTTGCCggtgcatgttgaggcttctAGGATGACTCTGCACCGGTTTGGGAATACTTCATCAAGTTCCATTTGGTATGAATTAGCCTATATTGAGGCTAAACAAAGGATGCAAAAGGGCAATCGTGTGTGGCAGATTGCATTTGGAAGTGGTTTTAAATGTAATAGTGCAGTGTGGGAGGCACTCAGAGATGTGAAGCCATCTTGTAATAGTCCCTGGGAAGATTGTATAGACATGTATCCGGTGAAGTTAGTTGCCTAG